One genomic region from Colletes latitarsis isolate SP2378_abdomen chromosome 10, iyColLati1, whole genome shotgun sequence encodes:
- the LOC143346422 gene encoding uncharacterized protein LOC143346422 isoform X2, translated as MSIDASFYKNVFLLMQAVPASFECRKQFKKGMFNKPNTCGFIHVSHYLLSVHNSKQFQKMVKWPIIDKTNVKRYRAEIKDYLEVLAQENPDINFPPILMCYLVHAGGIRLLNIMWKVSEISLRAYIGRKYHATLLQAPKPGDNYNITKAYLTKINLKRNITISKCYEKTKFITKVFKLFMLSRIDNLKNIQTDIFNTMENIEKCIHVAPVRSSDKTELRNIENSEIINSWETNINESIKFIQKQNANLNKVKILSDTLHNLILNLFVDCTIFDGNNLPNVNTEILPLCFNNNVQHVNDGLYKNGCLIFHTVSLIFNQVLKHMKCYLENDIPIDISSCESTIIEHCKIMKSMEESFRTLIVEVTDTIRDKKCSLQQKSINFTSEINILHSTNLKIIFSPLKLNLSTNLCDNVEKLYERLYFTPEKDINIIPLIHPNDQQ; from the exons ATGTCAATCGATGCTTCGTTTTATAAAAATGTGTTTTTACTTATGCAAGCTGTGCCCGCATCGTTCGAATGTAGAAAACAGTTTAAAAAG GGAATGTTTAATAAGCCCAATACTTGTGGTTTTATTCATGTTTCTCATTATTTATTGTCTGTCCATAATTCAAAGCAATTTCAAAAAATGGTTAAGTGGCCAATCATAGACAAAACTAATGTAAAACGGTATCGTGCGGAAATAAAAGATTATTTAGAAGTTTTAGCACAAGAAAATCCAGATATAAATTTTCCACCGATACTTATGTGCTATTTAGTGCATGCAGGGGGAATAAGGTTGTTAAATATTATGTGGAAAGTATCAGAAATTAGTCTCCGTGCATACATTGGTAGAAAAT ATCATGCAACATTATTACAGGCTCCCAAACCAGGGGATAACTACAATATAACTAAAGCATACTTAACCAAAATAAATCTAAAAAGGAATATTACTATTTCAAAGTGTTATGAGAAAACAAAGTTTATTACAAAAGTTTTTAAACTCTTTATGCT aagCAGAattgataatttaaaaaatatacaaactgACATCTTTAACACAAtggaaaatatagaaaaatgtataCACGTAGCTCCAGTTAGATCATCGGATAAAACAGAATTAAGAAATATTGAGAATTCAGAAATTATAAATT CGTGGGAAACAAATATTAACGAGAGtattaaatttattcaaaaacaAAATGCCAATTTAAATAAAGTGAAAATTCTTAGCGATACATTAcacaatttaattttgaatttattCGTTGATTGTACAATTTTTGATGGTAATAACCTTCCAAATGTAAATACTGAAATACTACCTCTGTGTTTCAATAACAATGTACAG CACGTTAATGATGGATTATACAAGAATGGCTGCTTAATATTTCACACTGTTTCGTTGATATTTAATCAAGTATTAAAACACATGAAATGCTACCTAGAAAATGATATTCCAATAGATATATCAAGCTGTGAATCAACAATTATCGAGCATTGTAAAATAATGAAGTCCATGGAAGAATCATTTCGGACACTCATAGTGGAAGTTACTGATACTATACGTGACAAAAAATGTAGTTTACAACAGAAGAGCATAAACTTTACTTCGGAAATAAATATTCTCCATTCTAcgaatctaaaaataatttttagtccATTAAAATTAAACTTGTCTACTAACTTGTGTGACAATGTTGAAAAATTATATGAAAGATTATACTTTACTCCGGAAAAAG ATATCAACATAATACCTCTGATACATCCAAACGATCAACAGTAA